A part of Desulfomicrobium baculatum DSM 4028 genomic DNA contains:
- a CDS encoding flagellar basal body L-ring protein FlgH — MQKRCMMLMLAVLVLSGCRTTSRPPMPAAVVTPPPQERVSEARNPGSLFDPDGATMLFADARAKRVGDIVLIKVVETTLSKSKASTTADRESSMNLGVSAYLGKDKLPLIPGATVGPDALVNAGSTSGFEGDGETKRESSLTTTVAARVTRVLGGGLMEVVGARETRVNGETQIVLVQGVARDRDIDADNTIMSTSLAEARIELYGEGVLADKQRPGWLARILDNVWPF, encoded by the coding sequence ATGCAGAAAAGATGTATGATGTTGATGCTGGCGGTGCTGGTCCTGTCCGGATGTCGGACCACGAGCCGTCCGCCCATGCCCGCAGCCGTGGTCACCCCTCCTCCGCAGGAGCGGGTGTCCGAGGCCCGGAATCCGGGCTCGCTCTTTGATCCGGACGGGGCAACCATGCTCTTTGCCGATGCCAGAGCCAAACGGGTCGGGGATATTGTGCTCATCAAGGTGGTCGAGACCACATTGTCCAAGAGCAAGGCCTCGACCACGGCCGACAGGGAAAGTTCCATGAATCTGGGCGTGAGCGCCTATCTGGGCAAGGACAAGCTGCCGCTGATTCCCGGCGCGACCGTAGGACCGGATGCTCTGGTCAATGCCGGCTCCACCAGCGGATTTGAGGGTGACGGCGAAACCAAGCGTGAAAGTTCCCTTACCACCACCGTGGCGGCGAGGGTGACCCGGGTTCTGGGCGGCGGGCTCATGGAAGTGGTCGGAGCCCGCGAAACGCGGGTCAACGGCGAAACCCAGATCGTGCTGGTGCAGGGCGTGGCCAGGGATCGTGATATCGACGCCGACAACACCATCATGTCCACCAGCCTGGCCGAAGCGCGCATCGAACTTTACGGCGAGGGGGTCCTGGCCGACAAACAACGCCCCGGGTGGCTTGCGAGGATACTTGACAATGTGTGGCCATTCTAA
- the flgA gene encoding flagellar basal body P-ring formation chaperone FlgA: MRFLVPLLILLLCPGLAVAQGRLILAGAVCVDGPAITLSDLARAEGEDAKTLLAGIGAVPLLASPKFDGARVNLNGPRLRELIAQRFGTALPPLDVPDQVQVQRGGQVLSALAMRPAIDKILTSALAHHEGEVEIREHRMADYLFISEKDPVQIRVVPVGTPAPGRISLRLEAVTEDGRTLQSFTGTVFADVWKTVPCAARVLNRGDMLEPGLVGFARKNLAYMAREPWDGRNLPLRMTAAVGEGQVISADAVEFIPVVAKGQILTLIYAGQTLKLTVPVESLEDGGIGNTIRVRNMQSRRVVAAQVVDAETVRVP, from the coding sequence ATGCGTTTTCTGGTTCCCCTGCTCATCCTTCTGCTTTGTCCCGGCTTGGCCGTGGCCCAGGGCCGACTGATTTTGGCCGGGGCCGTGTGCGTGGACGGGCCGGCCATCACGTTAAGCGACCTGGCCCGAGCAGAGGGCGAGGACGCCAAGACGCTGCTGGCCGGCATTGGTGCGGTGCCGCTGTTGGCCTCACCCAAATTCGATGGCGCCCGGGTCAATCTGAACGGCCCCAGGTTGCGCGAACTGATCGCGCAGCGGTTCGGGACGGCCCTGCCTCCTCTGGATGTTCCAGATCAGGTTCAGGTCCAGCGCGGCGGGCAGGTGCTCAGCGCTCTGGCCATGCGGCCGGCCATCGACAAAATTTTGACGAGCGCCTTGGCCCATCATGAGGGCGAAGTGGAAATCCGTGAGCATCGCATGGCGGATTATCTCTTCATCTCCGAAAAGGACCCGGTTCAGATTCGCGTTGTTCCCGTGGGTACGCCCGCGCCGGGGCGGATCAGTCTGCGGCTGGAGGCTGTAACCGAAGATGGCCGCACGCTGCAGAGCTTCACGGGCACGGTCTTCGCCGATGTCTGGAAGACTGTGCCCTGCGCCGCTCGTGTCCTGAACAGGGGGGACATGCTGGAGCCTGGGTTGGTCGGTTTTGCGCGCAAGAATCTGGCTTATATGGCGCGGGAGCCATGGGACGGTCGCAACCTGCCCCTGCGCATGACTGCGGCGGTGGGCGAGGGACAGGTTATCAGCGCCGACGCGGTGGAGTTCATCCCCGTGGTGGCCAAGGGGCAGATTTTGACCCTGATTTATGCGGGGCAGACACTCAAATTGACCGTGCCGGTCGAAAGTCTTGAGGACGGCGGCATCGGCAACACCATCCGGGTCCGGAACATGCAGAGCCGCAGAGTGGTTGCCGCGCAGGTTGTCGACGCCGAAACGGTGCGTGTGCCGTAG
- the flgG gene encoding flagellar basal-body rod protein FlgG produces MIRALWTSASGMIAQQLNLDVTANNLANVNTTGFKKNRAEFEDLMYQNMKIAGSSNQEGDRLPVGMQVGMGVRPVSVHKIFTQGDFQNTGNQLDLVIEGDGFFRVDRGGEESYTRSGAFKLDSDGRIVTDNGHPLQPEFIVPPETQNIVVTEDGRLTCVDKAGAEIAGTDIPVYTFVNPAGLKAMGRNLYVQTDGSGEAVESVPGENNAGTLAQGFLEMSNVEIVEEMVNMIVGQRAYEANSKSITTADMMLQTANQLKR; encoded by the coding sequence ATGATTCGCGCATTATGGACCAGCGCCTCGGGCATGATCGCCCAGCAGCTCAATCTCGACGTCACGGCCAACAACCTGGCCAACGTCAACACCACCGGATTCAAGAAGAACCGGGCCGAGTTCGAGGATCTCATGTACCAGAACATGAAGATCGCAGGCTCCTCCAACCAGGAAGGCGATCGCCTGCCCGTGGGCATGCAGGTCGGCATGGGCGTTCGGCCCGTGTCCGTGCACAAGATATTCACGCAGGGCGATTTCCAGAATACGGGTAACCAGCTCGACCTGGTTATCGAAGGCGACGGATTTTTTCGTGTCGATCGGGGCGGCGAGGAATCCTACACCAGAAGCGGGGCCTTCAAGCTCGACAGTGACGGACGCATCGTGACCGACAACGGGCACCCCCTGCAGCCGGAGTTCATTGTTCCGCCCGAGACCCAGAACATCGTCGTGACCGAGGACGGTCGCCTGACATGCGTGGACAAGGCCGGAGCGGAGATCGCCGGCACAGACATTCCGGTCTACACCTTTGTCAATCCGGCAGGTCTCAAGGCCATGGGGCGCAACCTCTATGTGCAGACCGACGGTTCCGGCGAGGCTGTGGAGAGCGTGCCCGGGGAGAACAATGCCGGCACCCTGGCCCAGGGATTCCTCGAGATGTCGAACGTGGAGATCGTGGAGGAGATGGTCAACATGATCGTTGGCCAGCGGGCCTACGAGGCCAACTCCAAGTCCATCACCACGGCCGACATGATGCTGCAGACCGCCAATCAGTTGAAGAGGTAG
- the flgF gene encoding flagellar basal-body rod protein FlgF yields the protein MQDSSYSAVFGALTQQHRLDSIANNLANVNTTGFKSEKLAFRDTFRRYAHDMVDPNTTLTDKVPWPQANLLAQPRISEAVIDMSQGPMKSTGNPLDLAIAGDGFFRVQTPEGEFMTRQGVYHLSAEGFVVDAHGNQLLGAGGPLQVPEGGAVLVDADGGFSVNGELIDTIELVRVEDPRALEKVGNSLLRIRPGADAQAIPAEDSTVEQGFLEAANVNVVSEMVNMIEAMRAFEAYQKMISGSFEQDKKAIAEVGAPR from the coding sequence ATGCAAGACAGCAGTTATAGCGCCGTATTCGGGGCTCTTACCCAGCAGCATCGGCTGGATAGCATCGCCAATAATTTGGCGAACGTGAATACCACAGGCTTCAAGAGTGAAAAACTGGCCTTTCGGGACACCTTTCGCCGTTACGCCCACGACATGGTCGATCCCAACACCACGCTAACCGATAAGGTGCCGTGGCCGCAGGCCAATCTTCTGGCTCAGCCCAGGATTTCCGAGGCGGTCATCGACATGTCCCAGGGCCCCATGAAGAGCACCGGCAACCCGCTTGACCTGGCCATCGCCGGGGACGGTTTTTTCCGGGTCCAGACGCCGGAAGGGGAATTTATGACCCGCCAGGGCGTGTACCATCTTTCGGCCGAAGGCTTTGTCGTGGACGCTCACGGTAATCAGCTTCTGGGCGCGGGTGGGCCTTTGCAGGTGCCGGAGGGCGGGGCCGTCCTGGTGGATGCGGACGGAGGGTTTTCCGTTAACGGCGAACTGATCGACACCATCGAACTGGTCCGGGTCGAGGACCCGCGCGCCTTGGAGAAGGTGGGCAACTCTCTTTTGCGTATCCGTCCCGGCGCGGACGCACAAGCCATCCCGGCCGAGGATTCCACCGTGGAGCAGGGCTTTTTGGAAGCGGCCAACGTGAACGTGGTCTCGGAGATGGTCAACATGATCGAGGCCATGCGCGCTTTCGAAGCCTACCAGAAGATGATCAGCGGCTCGTTCGAACAGGACAAGAAGGCTATCGCAGAGGTCGGCGCGCCGAGATAA
- the rimP gene encoding ribosome maturation factor RimP has protein sequence MDKNEIHARLMEMVTPLCEARDLEVWGIELLFAAGGRHKIVRVYLDSQQGVGIDECSEVSRHLSLALDVEDIIPGAFNLEVSSPGLERPFFSTEQMLPYVGQTVRIRLDNPLEGRKNFKGRLLSIESPMFTLSDDSTTFELNWDDVGKANLVYEPFDQGKKR, from the coding sequence ATGGACAAAAACGAAATACACGCAAGACTCATGGAAATGGTGACGCCCCTGTGTGAGGCCCGGGATCTCGAGGTCTGGGGCATCGAACTGCTCTTCGCGGCCGGGGGACGGCACAAGATCGTACGTGTTTACCTGGACTCGCAGCAGGGCGTCGGCATCGACGAGTGCTCGGAAGTCAGCAGACATCTGAGCCTGGCCCTGGACGTGGAGGACATCATTCCCGGCGCATTCAACCTGGAAGTGTCCTCACCCGGTCTTGAGCGGCCCTTTTTCTCTACGGAACAGATGCTACCCTATGTCGGGCAGACTGTGCGCATCCGCCTGGATAACCCGCTCGAGGGCAGAAAAAATTTCAAAGGGCGCCTGCTTTCCATAGAATCGCCCATGTTTACGCTATCCGACGACAGCACTACATTTGAATTGAACTGGGATGATGTGGGCAAAGCCAACCTCGTCTACGAGCCCTTCGACCAGGGCAAGAAACGATAA
- the nusA gene encoding transcription termination factor NusA: MNLELKKAIDQISKDKGIDREMLIDTLEEAIRASVTKKYGDKMDIEVTFNEETGEIEVYQFKIVVEEIEDPDTEILMVDALKHDPNVELDDAIGFRLQVEDLGRIAAQSAKQVIIQRMRDAEQEIIFEEYKNRKGEIVSGIIQRRDRSGWIINLGRTEALLPKDKQIPRERFRQGDRVEGLIIEVRKEGRGPQIIITRSDPEYMTALFRREVPEVADGTVNIMGVARDPGLRAKVTVLSQDSNVDPVGACVGIRGSRIHSIVQELRGERIDIVLWSPDIATYAANALSPARISKIAIDDEEKSLEVVVPEDQLTPAIGKKGQNVKLAAKLLGWKIDIFTNTRFNKVHKDRHLLEQLASAAQVSIADFAEAGFDSLEAMAACTNEQLLDIQGISEENIGALRGALNLLISQNREETPEESEPSEVKGLVEGEDADYADGDEA, encoded by the coding sequence ATGAATTTGGAACTCAAAAAAGCCATCGACCAGATCAGCAAGGACAAGGGCATCGACCGCGAGATGCTGATCGACACATTGGAAGAAGCCATTCGGGCCTCCGTGACCAAAAAATACGGCGACAAGATGGATATCGAGGTCACCTTCAACGAGGAGACCGGCGAGATCGAAGTCTACCAGTTTAAGATCGTGGTCGAGGAGATCGAAGATCCCGACACGGAGATTCTCATGGTCGACGCGCTCAAGCACGACCCCAACGTCGAACTGGACGACGCCATCGGATTCCGTCTGCAGGTCGAAGACCTGGGACGCATCGCGGCCCAGAGCGCCAAGCAGGTCATCATCCAGCGCATGCGCGACGCCGAGCAGGAAATCATTTTCGAGGAATACAAAAACCGCAAGGGCGAGATCGTCAGCGGCATCATCCAACGCCGCGACCGTTCCGGCTGGATCATCAACCTCGGACGGACCGAGGCCCTCCTGCCCAAAGACAAGCAGATTCCACGCGAACGCTTCCGCCAGGGCGACCGGGTCGAGGGACTCATCATCGAAGTACGCAAGGAAGGACGCGGGCCGCAGATCATCATCACCCGCTCCGATCCCGAGTACATGACCGCCCTGTTCCGCCGTGAAGTTCCCGAAGTGGCCGACGGCACCGTGAACATCATGGGCGTAGCCCGGGATCCGGGCCTGCGCGCCAAGGTCACGGTCCTGTCCCAGGATTCCAACGTCGATCCGGTCGGAGCCTGTGTCGGCATCCGCGGGTCGCGCATCCACAGCATCGTGCAGGAGCTGCGCGGCGAGCGCATCGACATCGTACTCTGGAGCCCTGACATCGCCACCTACGCGGCCAACGCCCTGTCTCCGGCGCGCATCTCCAAGATCGCCATCGACGACGAGGAAAAATCCCTGGAGGTCGTGGTCCCCGAGGATCAGCTGACCCCGGCCATCGGCAAGAAGGGCCAGAACGTCAAGCTCGCGGCCAAGCTTCTGGGCTGGAAGATCGACATTTTCACCAACACCCGCTTCAACAAGGTGCACAAGGACCGCCACCTGCTGGAACAGCTGGCCAGCGCGGCCCAGGTTTCCATCGCGGACTTCGCCGAGGCCGGCTTCGACTCGTTGGAAGCCATGGCCGCCTGCACCAACGAGCAGCTGCTCGACATCCAGGGCATCAGTGAAGAAAATATCGGCGCCCTGCGCGGAGCGTTGAACCTCCTCATCAGCCAGAACCGGGAAGAAACCCCGGAAGAATCCGAACCATCGGAAGTAAAAGGCCTGGTCGAAGGGGAAGATGCGGATTACGCGGACGGAGACGAAGCATAG
- a CDS encoding YlxR family protein, translating to MCVICRQRFSKDELYRFTCPVHGELTLTADSTGKTPGRGFYLCRDAACRNKFERFKGWQKKCKGVGHVH from the coding sequence ATGTGCGTGATCTGCAGGCAGCGTTTTTCCAAAGACGAACTATATAGATTTACCTGCCCTGTTCACGGAGAGCTCACTCTGACCGCTGACAGCACCGGAAAAACACCGGGACGGGGTTTTTATCTTTGCCGCGATGCGGCGTGCCGGAACAAATTCGAGCGATTCAAGGGCTGGCAGAAGAAATGTAAGGGGGTTGGGCATGTCCACTAG
- the infB gene encoding translation initiation factor IF-2, with protein MSTRLRVRDLATELDISSKDLMTLLRELKIPAKSHMSSLTDEEVGQVRNHHQNRAATPQVVDTRATTGVIVRKRHKVAATETPAEEPAPIEVEAPEETVEKPKTRKPSRAVIVTPARIIEEAPSSAAEADKPAVEEAPAAEAPVTEAPAAMEEAPEQAVAAESATVAPAAAEEKVTASAETPGETAAETEGESEEAGRARKKAKKAKPAPPSVQVKIISRPTIVEFPDTRVDGQPVRPMGPAARPMGPAGYTPRPSGPGTRPSGPGGPGGPGGPRPSTPRPSGPPSLGAPPRPAPESEGAKDSRGKKKKGRRTVEAADLYRKEEFSMGKGKKAQRAEARRAGGARAQAQNTQPLKASKRKIRIDDTIRLTDLAHQMGIKAQDLIKKLFSLGVMATINQSLDFDTALLLAAEFKYEVERAGFSEDDFLLPKEADKAEDLKPRPPVVTIMGHVDHGKTSLLDAIRSTSVASGEAGGITQHIGAYHVATSRGEIVFLDTPGHEAFTTMRARGAKVTDIVVLVVAADDGVMEQTKEAVSHSKAAGVPIVVAVNKMDKEGADPDRVKRELSDLGLMPEDWGGDTIFAHVSAKKREGLDELLELILLQAEVLDLKANPDKPGRGHIVEAKLDKGRGPVGTVLIQEGQITQGDAFVCGMISGKVRAMFDDQGRQIKTAGPAIPTEIQGFEGIPEAGDEFVIVKDEKVARKIAEDRRVKHRDKELAKESKVTLESFLATKAGEEAQNLNLLLKADVQGSLEAISEALRKLSTDEIKIVLIHGGAGAITESDILLASASNAIIIGFNIRPTAKIKEVAEQEKVDIRFYDIIYKLVDDIKAAMSGMLSPDIKEVYLGQADVQQVFSVPKIGNIAGCMVSDGKLRRNAGIRLLRDGVVIYTGKLSSLKRFKDDAKEVTKGYDCGAGLENFNDIKVGDIIEAFELVEEARTI; from the coding sequence ATGTCCACTAGATTGCGGGTGAGAGACCTTGCCACGGAGCTTGATATCTCCAGCAAGGATTTAATGACGTTATTGCGGGAACTCAAAATCCCGGCCAAGAGCCATATGAGCAGCCTGACCGACGAAGAAGTCGGACAGGTCCGCAATCACCACCAGAACCGGGCCGCAACGCCCCAGGTCGTGGACACGCGCGCCACCACGGGCGTCATCGTGCGCAAGCGGCACAAGGTCGCGGCCACTGAAACCCCGGCCGAAGAGCCCGCCCCGATCGAGGTGGAAGCGCCCGAAGAGACGGTGGAGAAGCCCAAGACGCGCAAGCCTTCACGTGCGGTCATCGTCACTCCGGCGCGCATCATCGAGGAAGCCCCGAGCAGCGCAGCCGAGGCAGACAAGCCTGCGGTGGAAGAGGCCCCTGCGGCCGAAGCCCCGGTCACCGAAGCACCTGCCGCCATGGAAGAGGCCCCTGAGCAGGCTGTTGCCGCGGAATCGGCCACTGTCGCTCCCGCCGCTGCGGAAGAAAAGGTCACGGCATCCGCCGAGACTCCCGGCGAAACCGCTGCGGAAACCGAAGGCGAATCGGAAGAAGCCGGGCGCGCCCGCAAGAAGGCCAAAAAAGCCAAGCCCGCTCCTCCCTCCGTTCAGGTCAAGATCATCTCCAGACCCACCATCGTCGAATTTCCCGATACCCGTGTCGATGGCCAGCCAGTCCGCCCCATGGGACCGGCAGCGCGCCCCATGGGACCGGCAGGCTATACCCCGCGTCCCTCCGGACCCGGCACGCGCCCCTCCGGCCCAGGCGGTCCTGGTGGCCCCGGTGGCCCGCGTCCGAGCACCCCGCGTCCCTCCGGTCCGCCCAGCCTCGGCGCTCCGCCCCGCCCCGCTCCCGAAAGTGAAGGCGCCAAGGACAGCCGCGGCAAGAAGAAGAAGGGCCGCCGCACGGTGGAGGCTGCCGATCTGTACCGCAAGGAAGAATTCTCCATGGGCAAGGGCAAGAAGGCCCAGCGCGCCGAGGCGCGCAGAGCCGGCGGAGCCCGGGCCCAGGCCCAGAACACGCAGCCGCTCAAGGCATCCAAGCGCAAGATCCGGATCGACGACACCATCCGGTTGACGGACCTGGCCCATCAGATGGGCATCAAGGCCCAGGACCTGATCAAAAAACTCTTTTCCCTGGGCGTGATGGCCACCATCAACCAATCCCTGGATTTTGACACGGCCCTGCTCCTGGCCGCCGAATTCAAGTACGAAGTGGAGAGGGCCGGTTTCTCCGAAGACGATTTCCTGCTGCCCAAGGAAGCGGACAAGGCCGAAGACTTGAAGCCCCGTCCGCCCGTCGTGACCATCATGGGCCACGTCGACCACGGCAAGACCTCGCTCCTTGACGCCATCCGCTCCACCAGCGTCGCCTCCGGCGAAGCCGGCGGCATCACGCAGCATATCGGCGCCTACCATGTGGCCACCTCACGGGGCGAGATTGTCTTCCTGGACACCCCCGGCCATGAGGCGTTCACGACCATGCGCGCCCGTGGCGCCAAGGTCACGGACATTGTCGTCCTGGTCGTAGCGGCCGACGACGGCGTCATGGAACAGACCAAGGAAGCCGTCAGCCACTCCAAGGCGGCGGGCGTTCCCATCGTCGTGGCCGTGAACAAGATGGACAAGGAAGGAGCCGATCCGGACCGCGTCAAACGCGAGCTGTCCGATCTGGGCCTGATGCCCGAGGACTGGGGCGGAGACACCATCTTCGCCCACGTCTCGGCCAAGAAGCGCGAAGGCCTGGACGAACTCCTCGAACTTATCCTGCTGCAGGCCGAAGTGCTCGACCTCAAGGCCAACCCGGACAAACCCGGTCGCGGTCACATCGTCGAGGCCAAGCTGGACAAGGGTCGCGGTCCCGTGGGCACGGTTCTCATCCAGGAAGGCCAGATCACCCAGGGCGACGCCTTTGTCTGCGGCATGATCAGCGGCAAGGTCCGCGCCATGTTCGATGACCAGGGCCGGCAGATCAAGACCGCCGGACCGGCCATCCCGACCGAGATCCAGGGCTTTGAAGGCATCCCCGAGGCAGGCGACGAGTTCGTCATCGTCAAGGACGAGAAGGTTGCCCGCAAGATCGCCGAGGACCGCCGCGTCAAGCATCGCGATAAGGAGCTGGCCAAGGAATCCAAGGTCACGCTGGAAAGCTTCCTGGCCACCAAGGCCGGTGAAGAGGCCCAGAACCTGAACCTGCTCCTTAAAGCCGACGTGCAGGGCTCGCTTGAGGCAATTTCCGAAGCCTTGCGCAAGCTGTCCACGGACGAGATCAAGATCGTCCTCATCCATGGCGGCGCCGGAGCCATCACCGAGTCCGACATTCTGCTGGCATCGGCCTCCAATGCCATCATCATCGGGTTCAACATCCGCCCCACGGCCAAGATCAAGGAAGTGGCGGAGCAGGAAAAGGTCGACATCCGCTTCTACGACATCATCTACAAACTGGTGGATGACATCAAGGCGGCTATGTCCGGCATGCTCTCCCCCGACATCAAGGAAGTGTACCTTGGTCAGGCCGATGTGCAGCAGGTCTTCAGCGTGCCCAAGATCGGCAATATCGCCGGCTGCATGGTCAGCGACGGCAAGCTCAGGCGCAATGCGGGCATCCGCCTGCTGCGCGACGGCGTGGTCATCTACACCGGCAAGCTCAGCTCCCTGAAGCGATTCAAGGACGACGCCAAGGAAGTGACCAAGGGCTACGATTGCGGCGCGGGCCTGGAGAACTTCAATGATATCAAGGTCGGCGATATCATCGAAGCCTTCGAACTGGTCGAGGAAGCCCGGACCATCTAG
- a CDS encoding DUF503 domain-containing protein translates to MIIGTLRLEFRLHGVFSLKEKRKSANSLKQKLRNTFNVSVAETEAQDSHQVLVLGVVTVSNDTAHVHSRLSKVLAMVEASTADELVHADMNVFGA, encoded by the coding sequence ATGATCATCGGCACCCTGCGCCTTGAATTCAGGCTGCATGGCGTTTTTTCCTTGAAGGAAAAACGAAAAAGCGCCAACAGTTTGAAGCAGAAGCTGCGCAACACCTTCAATGTGTCCGTGGCCGAAACCGAAGCCCAGGATTCCCATCAGGTCCTGGTTCTCGGAGTGGTTACGGTTTCCAACGACACGGCACACGTGCACAGCCGTCTGTCCAAAGTCCTGGCCATGGTGGAAGCTTCCACCGCCGACGAGCTTGTTCATGCCGACATGAACGTATTTGGAGCCTGA
- the rbfA gene encoding 30S ribosome-binding factor RbfA, translated as MQRSNSRRAIQMGDQIMQVLASLLIQEVEDPTLALVTITGVRLNRDFSIAEVLYTHLRGRAAEPEITKALYHAKGFLRSRLSKELNLRGIPDLRFQWDTFLEDMVYDAPPETDS; from the coding sequence ATGCAAAGAAGTAATTCGAGACGCGCCATTCAGATGGGCGATCAGATCATGCAGGTCCTGGCCTCGCTCCTGATTCAGGAAGTCGAGGACCCGACCCTTGCCCTTGTCACTATCACGGGAGTGCGTTTGAACCGGGATTTCAGCATCGCCGAGGTTCTCTATACTCATCTGCGCGGACGCGCGGCGGAGCCGGAGATCACCAAGGCACTCTACCACGCCAAGGGTTTCCTGCGTTCGCGACTGAGCAAGGAGCTCAACCTGCGCGGCATCCCGGACTTGCGCTTCCAGTGGGACACCTTTCTCGAGGACATGGTGTACGATGCCCCTCCTGAAACAGATAGCTGA
- a CDS encoding DHH family phosphoesterase, whose translation MPLLKQIAEQIRDADNFLVLAHVSPDGDALGSMLAMGELLDTLGKKVRLFNESGIPRRFEWLAPKREILTQLPEEEPDNLIVLDCGSAERAGDLIAPWLKTKKVFNFDHHLGNPMFGTVNWVEQRASSVGEMVGMLARKLGVPLVGLLGEYVYLALISDTGDFCFNNTRPETLEMAAEILRLGLLPGPFHEQKQSTGTLNQLQMRGTVLQRARLYADGRICLISFTRELFEQTGTGPEDTEGLVNTVLYVSGVQVAISLREEDQGIKFSLRSKGSTNVQTVAFRFGGGGHRNAAGGTLLLDMDQAKTTMIQAVTEELANS comes from the coding sequence ATGCCCCTCCTGAAACAGATAGCTGAGCAGATCCGGGACGCGGACAACTTCCTGGTCCTCGCCCATGTTTCCCCGGACGGTGACGCCCTGGGTTCCATGCTGGCCATGGGAGAGCTGCTCGATACCCTGGGCAAGAAGGTCCGTCTGTTCAACGAGTCCGGCATCCCGCGCCGGTTCGAATGGCTTGCGCCCAAACGCGAAATTCTGACCCAGCTGCCCGAAGAAGAACCGGATAACCTCATCGTTCTGGACTGCGGCAGCGCCGAGCGTGCCGGAGACCTCATCGCGCCGTGGCTGAAAACCAAGAAGGTGTTCAACTTCGACCACCACCTGGGAAATCCCATGTTCGGCACCGTGAACTGGGTCGAACAACGCGCCTCATCGGTGGGCGAGATGGTCGGCATGCTGGCCCGAAAGCTCGGCGTTCCGCTGGTGGGCCTCCTGGGCGAGTATGTCTATCTGGCGCTCATCTCCGACACCGGAGACTTCTGTTTCAACAACACTCGTCCTGAAACACTTGAAATGGCTGCCGAAATCCTGCGTCTGGGTCTTTTGCCCGGACCTTTCCACGAGCAGAAACAATCCACCGGAACCCTGAACCAGCTGCAGATGCGCGGCACTGTCCTGCAACGGGCACGCCTGTACGCGGACGGACGGATCTGCCTCATCTCCTTCACGCGCGAATTATTCGAGCAGACGGGGACAGGCCCCGAGGATACCGAGGGGCTGGTCAACACCGTCCTCTATGTAAGCGGGGTGCAGGTGGCCATCAGTTTGCGCGAGGAAGACCAGGGCATCAAATTTTCGTTGCGCTCCAAAGGCAGCACCAACGTGCAGACCGTGGCCTTCCGCTTTGGCGGCGGCGGTCATCGCAACGCTGCCGGCGGGACCCTGCTCCTGGACATGGACCAGGCCAAAACGACCATGATCCAGGCCGTAACCGAGGAGCTGGCCAACTCATGA
- the truB gene encoding tRNA pseudouridine(55) synthase TruB, translating into MSVPGLKQLDGVLVLHKPGGPTSADCLNQIKRRLGQKKIGHAGTLDPMATGVLVVLLGQGTKLAGYLSDDRKTYRGRLILGQATDSYDVQGKVLSEAPWEHLDPEAVRSEVLGWKGTMSQEVPPVSAAKHQGKPLYALHRAGKEVPVKVKDVTIFDSQLLSMELPSVHFRVTCSAGTYIRSLAHSLGMRLGCGAVLSELEREASHPFTLAQAHSLETVLESGDQLHELVLPMTNALPHWPKLVLDPEQTALVQNGAWLPTSLFPDYPAQEGDRALMLSADRAPLALMEAGMRTGVLSWVILRGLWQA; encoded by the coding sequence ATGAGCGTCCCGGGCCTGAAACAACTTGACGGGGTGCTGGTTTTGCATAAACCGGGAGGCCCGACCTCTGCGGATTGCCTGAATCAGATCAAGCGCCGCCTGGGGCAAAAAAAAATCGGCCACGCCGGCACCCTCGACCCTATGGCAACGGGCGTGCTGGTGGTCCTGCTCGGACAGGGCACGAAGCTGGCCGGGTATTTGAGCGATGATCGCAAAACCTACCGGGGACGCCTGATCCTGGGGCAGGCCACGGACAGCTACGATGTGCAGGGCAAGGTGCTCTCCGAGGCACCCTGGGAACACCTGGACCCGGAAGCAGTGCGGAGTGAAGTCCTCGGCTGGAAGGGGACCATGAGCCAGGAAGTGCCCCCCGTATCGGCGGCCAAGCACCAGGGCAAGCCCCTGTATGCCTTGCACCGGGCCGGTAAAGAGGTCCCGGTCAAAGTCAAGGATGTGACAATTTTCGACTCGCAGCTTCTATCCATGGAGCTGCCGAGTGTTCATTTTCGAGTCACCTGTTCCGCAGGAACCTACATCCGCTCCCTGGCCCACAGCCTGGGGATGCGACTTGGGTGCGGAGCGGTGCTCAGCGAACTGGAGCGGGAGGCAAGCCACCCGTTCACCCTCGCCCAGGCTCATAGTCTGGAAACGGTGCTGGAAAGCGGGGATCAGCTTCATGAGCTGGTCCTGCCCATGACAAATGCCCTGCCCCACTGGCCCAAGCTCGTGCTCGACCCCGAGCAGACCGCGCTGGTCCAGAACGGGGCATGGCTGCCAACCAGCCTCTTTCCCGATTATCCGGCCCAGGAAGGGGACCGGGCGCTCATGCTCTCTGCCGATCGGGCCCCCCTGGCCCTGATGGAAGCGGGCATGCGCACGGGCGTCCTGTCCTGGGTCATCCTGCGCGGGCTTTGGCAAGCCTGA